The DNA segment CCTTCGCCGGCAGTCATGAGCCCTGTGCCTATGTCGAGGTGAAATCGATCGGTGCGCTGCGTCCGCCTGCGATGACAGCTGCGTTCTGTGAGCTGATTCAGGCGAGGACGGGAATCCCCGCCAACCGGGTGTACATCGGGTTTGAGGATGTGCAGGCCAGCTGCTGGGGATGGAACGGCAACACCTTTGGCTGATGCTCTCCCATACTGAGGCCGAGATCGCGCTCTGGTGGTGACAAGCTCTCCTCCCGGCACTCCGGGCAACCCACGTCAAACCACGTTGATCGCATCGTTGCGTGAAAGGTT comes from the Synechococcus sp. A15-62 genome and includes:
- a CDS encoding phenylpyruvate tautomerase MIF-related protein → MPLINVRTSLPALKDGSALLQELSSELANQTGKPEAYVMTLLETGVPMTFAGSHEPCAYVEVKSIGALRPPAMTAAFCELIQARTGIPANRVYIGFEDVQASCWGWNGNTFG